From Ndongobacter massiliensis:
ATTCGCTATACTAAACTCTGAATAGGGAAAGGGGCGACATGAATTTAACGGATTTTTTTCGTGAAGAGCCGAAGGTGGCGCTCGGATTTTCGGGCGGTGTGGATTCTTCCTATTTACTTTACGCCGGTTTGCAGGCCGGTGCGGACATCAAAGCCTACTATATAAAAACGGACTTTCAGCCGCAATTTGAACGCGACGATGCCGAGCGCATGGCCCGGGAATTGGGGGCGAATCTCGCAGTAATTTCACTTGATATTTGTACGCAGCCGGAGGTGGTACGGAACCCGGAGAACCGTTGCTATTACTGTAAACAGACGTTGTTCAAAACTTTGGTAGAGCGGGCACAGGCGGACGGGTATCCGACGGTCATCGACGGGACGAACGCTTCGGATGCGGCGGAAGATCGGCCGGGGATGCGTGCACTGGCGGAGCTTTCCGTGCGCTCCCCGCTGCGCGAGTGCGGACTGACGAAGGCGGAGATTCGGCGCCGTTCGAAAGAGGCGGGCCTTTTCACTTGGAATAAGCCGGCGTATGCGTGCTTGGCAACGCGCGTGCCGAGCGGACAACGCATCCATCCGGCGCTGCTTCAAAAAGTGGAGCGCGCGGAAGGAGCGCTTTTCACATTGGGTTTTCGTGATTTTCGCGTACGTGTGATCGGAGAAGAGACGGCAAAGATTCAGCTGCCGGAAGCGGACTTGGAAGAAGGGGTATCCCGTCGTGCGGAAATCCGCAAGGTGCTTTCGAACGATTTTTCATCCATTCTGCTGGATTTGAAGGGAAGATAACATGAACGAACGGATTTTGAGTTTGTTACAGCAGGTCAAAAGCGGAACCCTGCAGCCCGAAGAGGCCTTGTTGCAGCTGCGCGCGGAGCCGTTTGAAGATCTGGGCTTTGCCAAACTGGATCACCACCGCCGCGTGCGGCAGGGAGTGGCGGAAGTTATATACGGCGCGGGAAAAACGCCGGAGCAGATTGAGAAAATCACCCGGGCGATGCGGCGCGCTGGACAGGAGCGGATTCTGATCACGCGCTTGGATGAGAAAAAGGCTGCGGTCTTGCAGCAAACTTTGGATTTTTCGTATGACCCGATGGGGCGAACGGGAATTGTCGGGGAGCTTCCCGAGCCGGACGGCATCGGTACGATTGTCGTGGCAACGGGCGGCACGAGTGACATGCCAGTTGCCGAGGAAGCGGCGAAGACGGCGGAGATTTTAGGCAATCGCGTAGTTCGCCTCTACGATGTGGGCGTGGCGGGAATCCACCGCCTGTTTGCGCAATTGGATGAGATTTTGGCGGCACGCGTCATCATCTCCATTGCCGGCATGGAGGGGGCGCTGACTAGCGTGTTGGGAGGTCTTGCCGACTGTCCGGTGATCGGCGTGCCGACGAGTGTCGGCTATGGCGCTTCTTTTGAAGGATTGGCAGCACTTCTCTCTATGCTTAATTCCTGTTCAAGCGGGGTCAGTGTCGTAAACATCGACAACGGATTTGGAGCCGGGTATCTCGCGCACATGATTAACCATCGATGAAAGGAGACGGATGTGAAAGTTTTATATCTAGAATGTAATATGGGTGCAGCGGGCGATATGCTGCAAGCGGCTTTGCTAGAACTGCATCCGGATCCGCAAGGCTTTTTGACGCGCCTCAACGCCGCAGGGATTCCCGACGTTCGCGTGGTGGCGGAACGTGCAGAAAAATGCGGCATTCACGGCACGCATGTGCGCGTCTTTGTAGGGGAAGCGGAAGAAATTTCGCAGGATGTGCCCATCGGCGCTGCGCACCCGGCGGAGTTGACGCATGTGCACGACCATGACCATGCGCATGACCACGTACATCATCATGCACATGCCACTTTGGATGCCATTTGCCGCCAGATCGCTTCGCTTGCCATACCGGAGCCGGTCAAAAAAGATGCGACGGCGGTGTACCAGTTGATCGCCGAAGCGGAGGCAAAGGCGCATCAATGCGCGGTGGAAGAGGTACATTTTCACGAGGTGGGAACTTGGGACGCAGTGGCAGATGTCGTCGGCGTCTGTTTGTTATTGCATGAATTGGCGCCGGATCGCATTGTCGCATCGCCGGTGCACGTGGGCAGTGGACAGGTCCGCTGCGCACACGGCATTTTGCCCGTGCCGGCGCCGGCAACGGCGAGTCTGCTGGAAGGCATTCCCATTTACAGCGGCGATGTGCAAGGGGAGTTGTGTACGCCGACCGGGGCGGCTTTGCTGCGGCACTTTGTGCAGGAGTATGGACGTTTGCCGGTGATGCGCCTGCGCAAAACCGGGTATGGAATGGGGCAAAAAGATTTTCCGGTTGCGAACTGTGTGCGGGCGCTGTGGGGCGAAGCGGAGCCACATGCGGAGGAAGTGGTGGAACTTTCCTGCAATATTGACGATATGACTCCGGAAGAAGTGGCATTTGCCGGGGAGGAGCTCTTTCGTGCCGGCGCGCTGGATGTGTACACGATTCCGATCGGCATGAAAAAGGGACGCACGGGAGTGCTGTTCGTCTGTATGTGCCGGGAAAGTCAACGGCAGCAGTTTGTAGAATTGATCTTCAGACACACCTCGACCATCGGCATGCGCGAAGCGATCAGCCGGCGTTATGCGCTGCGCCGCGAGGAAAGAACGTGGGAAACAGCGCACGGAGTGGTGCGGGTGAAGCACACGTTCGGCTACGGAACGGAAAAAGAAAAGATTGAATATGAAGATGCGGCGCAGCTTGCACGGAAAGAGGGACGGTCGCTGCGGGAAATTCGCGAAGCGCTGCACAAGGAACATTCATAATCGAGGAATCGTTGAGAAAGAAGGTGTAGATGATCCGGCTTTTTTGTTCGGATTTTGATAATACGCTGGCGTACCGCGGACAAGTGCCGCCGGTAAACACCAAGGCCGTACGGGCATTGCAAGATGCCGGTGTGGACTTTGCCTTGGTGTCCGGGCGAATGTACGCCAATGCTCGAGAAAAAATGCGGGAATACGATATGGACGGCGCAGTGATCGCTGCCAATGGCGCCTATGTGACAGATGGTGACGGCACGGTAATTCAGGCAGATGCCTTTCCCGACGAGGCTTTGCAAGCATTGACGCAGCTGTGCGATGAACGGCACTGGCTGTATTGGATT
This genomic window contains:
- the larE gene encoding ATP-dependent sacrificial sulfur transferase LarE, encoding MNLTDFFREEPKVALGFSGGVDSSYLLYAGLQAGADIKAYYIKTDFQPQFERDDAERMARELGANLAVISLDICTQPEVVRNPENRCYYCKQTLFKTLVERAQADGYPTVIDGTNASDAAEDRPGMRALAELSVRSPLRECGLTKAEIRRRSKEAGLFTWNKPAYACLATRVPSGQRIHPALLQKVERAEGALFTLGFRDFRVRVIGEETAKIQLPEADLEEGVSRRAEIRKVLSNDFSSILLDLKGR
- the larB gene encoding nickel pincer cofactor biosynthesis protein LarB, which translates into the protein MNERILSLLQQVKSGTLQPEEALLQLRAEPFEDLGFAKLDHHRRVRQGVAEVIYGAGKTPEQIEKITRAMRRAGQERILITRLDEKKAAVLQQTLDFSYDPMGRTGIVGELPEPDGIGTIVVATGGTSDMPVAEEAAKTAEILGNRVVRLYDVGVAGIHRLFAQLDEILAARVIISIAGMEGALTSVLGGLADCPVIGVPTSVGYGASFEGLAALLSMLNSCSSGVSVVNIDNGFGAGYLAHMINHR
- the larC gene encoding nickel pincer cofactor biosynthesis protein LarC, translated to MKVLYLECNMGAAGDMLQAALLELHPDPQGFLTRLNAAGIPDVRVVAERAEKCGIHGTHVRVFVGEAEEISQDVPIGAAHPAELTHVHDHDHAHDHVHHHAHATLDAICRQIASLAIPEPVKKDATAVYQLIAEAEAKAHQCAVEEVHFHEVGTWDAVADVVGVCLLLHELAPDRIVASPVHVGSGQVRCAHGILPVPAPATASLLEGIPIYSGDVQGELCTPTGAALLRHFVQEYGRLPVMRLRKTGYGMGQKDFPVANCVRALWGEAEPHAEEVVELSCNIDDMTPEEVAFAGEELFRAGALDVYTIPIGMKKGRTGVLFVCMCRESQRQQFVELIFRHTSTIGMREAISRRYALRREERTWETAHGVVRVKHTFGYGTEKEKIEYEDAAQLARKEGRSLREIREALHKEHS